A genomic stretch from Achromobacter spanius includes:
- a CDS encoding tetratricopeptide repeat protein yields the protein MSALIEAIQRAEDGSDLPKMLSLCEQAVREQPGSATVWGLRARCHAQRKAYAQRDADVARALALDPQCSDAIAVQAVVRYDEGDEQEAWRAVRDARQRAPSHYGLLMAEAYLLINDRRLDDAIASWTRASQIRSAAAAPHCYIGSNLHNAGRYADALPYHQRAVALAPNNGGFLYDAGNNYRRLGDLNNAIAMFDRARAILGEENAIQHNRASCLQAMGRDADAVEEWTSLLRREPDWDWPLEGKARSLHRLGRADEAVPLWRHLDALSDTGWEGRKEQAREYVRAGKPELAEQALLGLDPLDSGDAQLLFVAGNAQRDQRNWEAALAYYLKGYELAPGDDFLPGNAADMLNYLERHDEALPLAEVAISLDPDWLKWRRARIEALTHLDRADEAVAYADTTLERWSDSGPLHAERINALIAAKRHDEGLAACDRLLALDPDYRSWALFARGRIFGQMKRHAESAVAYRQASASYQQNGKPYFQELSMKNALEAEAAASKPAGLLGRLFGRK from the coding sequence ATGTCCGCCTTGATCGAAGCCATCCAACGCGCCGAAGACGGCAGCGACCTGCCCAAAATGCTCTCGCTGTGCGAACAGGCCGTGCGCGAACAGCCCGGTTCAGCCACCGTCTGGGGCTTGCGCGCCCGCTGCCACGCCCAGCGCAAGGCCTACGCCCAGCGTGACGCCGACGTGGCCCGCGCCCTGGCGCTGGACCCGCAATGCAGCGACGCCATCGCCGTGCAGGCCGTGGTGCGCTACGACGAAGGCGACGAACAGGAAGCCTGGCGCGCCGTGCGCGACGCTCGGCAACGCGCCCCCTCCCACTACGGCTTGCTGATGGCCGAAGCCTATCTGCTGATCAACGATCGCCGCCTGGACGACGCCATCGCCAGTTGGACGCGAGCCTCTCAGATCCGATCGGCCGCCGCCGCACCCCATTGCTATATCGGCTCAAACCTGCACAACGCCGGCCGCTACGCGGATGCCCTGCCCTACCATCAGCGCGCCGTCGCCCTGGCGCCTAACAATGGTGGCTTTCTGTACGACGCCGGCAACAACTACCGCCGCCTGGGCGATTTGAACAACGCCATCGCCATGTTCGACCGCGCCCGCGCCATCCTGGGCGAAGAGAACGCCATTCAGCACAACCGCGCGTCCTGCCTGCAAGCCATGGGCCGCGACGCCGACGCGGTGGAAGAATGGACCAGCCTGCTGCGGCGCGAACCCGACTGGGACTGGCCGCTGGAAGGCAAGGCACGCTCGCTACACCGGCTGGGTCGCGCGGACGAAGCCGTGCCCCTGTGGCGCCATCTGGATGCGCTGTCCGACACGGGCTGGGAAGGCCGCAAGGAACAAGCCCGCGAATACGTGCGCGCCGGCAAACCCGAACTGGCCGAACAGGCGCTGCTAGGCCTGGATCCGCTTGATAGCGGCGACGCCCAGTTGCTGTTCGTGGCGGGTAACGCCCAGCGCGACCAGCGCAACTGGGAAGCCGCGCTGGCGTATTACCTGAAAGGCTACGAGCTTGCGCCCGGCGACGATTTCCTGCCCGGCAACGCCGCCGACATGCTGAACTACCTGGAACGCCACGACGAAGCGCTGCCGCTGGCGGAAGTGGCCATTTCGCTGGACCCGGACTGGCTGAAATGGCGCCGCGCGCGCATCGAAGCGCTGACCCACCTGGACCGCGCCGACGAGGCCGTAGCCTACGCCGACACCACCCTGGAACGCTGGTCCGACAGCGGCCCCCTGCATGCCGAACGCATCAACGCGCTGATCGCCGCCAAGCGCCATGACGAAGGGCTGGCGGCCTGCGACCGCCTGCTTGCGCTGGACCCCGACTATCGCAGTTGGGCGCTGTTTGCGCGTGGCAGGATCTTCGGCCAGATGAAGCGTCACGCCGAATCGGCCGTGGCCTATCGCCAGGCCTCCGCGTCCTACCAGCAAAACGGCAAGCCCTATTTTCAAGAGCTGTCGATGAAGAACGCGCTGGAAGCCGAAGCGGCCGCCTCCAAACCCGCCGGCTTGCTTGGCCGGCTGTTCGGCCGCAAGTAG
- a CDS encoding RDD family protein → MFPNIWTRLGASAIDAIVMAVGMIVLIMAAQLTYEGLTGNQPPFLIAFAAGLIGWFLPAFMDAWGNGSPGKRVLKQRVVNRKGQAPGLLRSLWRHSLKYTVNLLLPGLFHHLQQMIFGERAMHNALAGTHVVTRDANPRAMHAAVARAPSVTGAGKFLFTVFGILALVVVGIVIGINATGDSNSDNPLHADINRLDLVSDPVRRLAENHYRRTQKFPASLDDLGISAKSMQDSGFSKVEMNPVNGVLRFTIAGMPSTDGTPSLAGKHLVYVPELRAERKGGGVRRWECGSDDIPASDRTYSCRHDASAFAR, encoded by the coding sequence GTGTTTCCCAACATCTGGACCCGGCTGGGCGCGAGCGCCATCGACGCCATCGTCATGGCGGTCGGGATGATCGTCTTGATCATGGCCGCCCAACTGACCTACGAAGGCCTGACCGGCAACCAACCGCCCTTTTTGATTGCCTTTGCCGCCGGCTTGATCGGCTGGTTCCTGCCCGCTTTCATGGACGCTTGGGGTAACGGTTCGCCGGGCAAGCGTGTCTTGAAGCAGCGGGTGGTCAATCGCAAGGGCCAGGCCCCGGGCCTGCTGCGCTCGCTATGGCGCCATAGCCTGAAGTACACGGTGAACCTGCTGCTGCCCGGCCTGTTCCACCATTTGCAGCAGATGATCTTTGGCGAACGCGCCATGCACAACGCCTTGGCGGGCACGCACGTGGTCACGCGCGATGCGAACCCGCGCGCGATGCATGCCGCCGTCGCCCGAGCCCCCTCAGTCACCGGCGCGGGCAAGTTTCTGTTCACCGTTTTCGGCATCCTGGCGCTGGTCGTGGTGGGCATCGTCATTGGCATCAATGCCACCGGCGATAGCAACAGCGACAACCCGCTGCACGCGGACATCAACCGCCTGGACCTGGTCTCCGACCCCGTGCGACGGCTGGCGGAAAATCACTATCGGCGCACCCAGAAATTTCCGGCCAGCCTGGACGACCTGGGCATCAGCGCGAAGTCGATGCAGGACAGCGGGTTTTCCAAGGTGGAGATGAATCCGGTCAACGGCGTCTTGCGCTTCACGATTGCCGGCATGCCCAGTACCGACGGCACCCCCAGCCTGGCGGGCAAGCATCTGGTCTACGTGCCGGAACTGCGCGCCGAACGCAAGGGCGGCGGCGTGCGGCGGTGGGAATGCGGCAGCGACGACATCCCCGCCAGCGACCGCACCTACTCTTGCCGCCACGACGCCAGCGCCTTCGCGCGATAA